A single window of Pseudoduganella plicata DNA harbors:
- a CDS encoding LysE family transporter translates to MSFATWLGFAISAIIIAVSPGSGAVLSMSHGLSYGVRKASATVMGLQLGLLLVLFIAGAGVGSLLLASELAFNVVKTVGALYLIWLGLSQWRAKVQDDAGLDVTRQAVLPSTRRRVLTGFLTNATNPKGIIFMVAVLPQFITQSQPVLPQLLILAVTMVAIDMTVMHGYALLASTMQGYFRDARAMRTQNRVFGGLLMAVGTALFFVKRGHA, encoded by the coding sequence ATGAGTTTTGCCACCTGGCTCGGTTTTGCCATCTCCGCCATCATTATTGCCGTCTCTCCCGGCTCGGGCGCCGTATTGTCGATGTCGCACGGCTTGTCGTATGGCGTGCGCAAGGCCAGCGCGACCGTGATGGGACTCCAGCTGGGCCTGCTGCTGGTGCTGTTTATCGCGGGCGCCGGCGTGGGTTCGCTGCTGCTGGCTTCGGAACTGGCGTTCAATGTCGTCAAGACGGTCGGGGCGCTGTACCTGATCTGGCTCGGGCTGTCGCAGTGGCGTGCCAAAGTACAGGACGATGCCGGGCTGGACGTCACGCGGCAGGCGGTCTTGCCGTCCACACGCCGCCGCGTGCTGACGGGCTTTCTGACCAACGCCACCAATCCCAAGGGCATCATCTTCATGGTCGCCGTGCTGCCGCAGTTCATTACGCAAAGCCAGCCCGTGCTGCCTCAACTGCTGATCCTGGCGGTAACGATGGTAGCGATCGACATGACCGTCATGCATGGCTACGCGCTGCTGGCGTCGACGATGCAGGGCTATTTCCGCGACGCTCGCGCCATGCGCACGCAGAACCGCGTGTTTGGCGGGCTGCTGATGGCGGTCGGTACGGCGCTGTTTTTCGTCAAGCGCGGCCACGCGTAA
- the ung gene encoding uracil-DNA glycosylase produces the protein MNVRLEPSWKQQLQAQFDQSYWSELTDFVRNEYAAGHCCPPGKDIFRAFDLTPFDKVKVVILGQDPYHTPGAAMGFCFSVPDGNAPQPSLRNMFKELESDIGVRRTRTDLSDWAEQGVFLLNSVLTVRAGSAGSHARKGWETFTDNAIATLSREREHLVFILWGSYAIAKKALIDTNKHHVITSPHPSPLSAHRGFFGSRPFSQANAYLVETGQAPIVWA, from the coding sequence ATGAACGTTCGCCTCGAACCCAGCTGGAAACAGCAACTGCAAGCCCAGTTCGACCAGTCCTACTGGAGTGAACTGACCGACTTCGTCCGCAACGAATACGCCGCCGGCCACTGCTGCCCGCCCGGCAAGGACATCTTTCGCGCCTTCGACCTGACGCCGTTCGACAAGGTCAAAGTCGTCATCCTTGGCCAGGATCCATACCACACGCCCGGTGCCGCGATGGGCTTCTGCTTTTCGGTCCCGGACGGCAACGCGCCGCAACCGAGCCTGCGCAATATGTTCAAGGAACTGGAAAGCGATATCGGCGTGCGCCGCACGCGCACGGACTTGTCCGACTGGGCCGAGCAGGGCGTTTTTCTGCTCAACAGCGTGCTGACGGTGCGCGCAGGCAGCGCCGGCTCCCACGCCCGCAAAGGCTGGGAGACATTTACGGACAATGCGATCGCTACGCTGTCGCGCGAGCGCGAGCATCTGGTCTTCATCCTGTGGGGCAGCTATGCGATCGCCAAGAAGGCACTGATCGACACAAACAAGCACCACGTCATCACATCGCCGCACCCGTCGCCCCTGTCGGCGCACCGGGGATTTTTTGGCAGCAGGCCGTTTTCGCAGGCGAATGCGTATCTGGTGGAGACCGGGCAGGCGCCGATTGTCTGGGCCTGA
- a CDS encoding DUF493 family protein: MAANPPKESLIEYPSDFPIKVMGPTHEAFTATIVDVIVKHDPTFHHGKVEARPSSGGNYTGLTVTVRATSREQLDALYSELSGHPMVKIVL; this comes from the coding sequence ATGGCTGCGAACCCTCCGAAAGAGTCCCTCATCGAATACCCGAGCGACTTCCCGATCAAGGTGATGGGCCCTACACACGAAGCCTTTACCGCGACGATCGTCGACGTCATCGTCAAGCACGACCCTACTTTCCATCATGGCAAGGTGGAGGCACGGCCTTCGTCGGGCGGCAACTACACGGGCCTGACGGTCACGGTGCGCGCCACCAGCCGCGAACAGCTGGACGCGCTGTACTCCGAGCTGTCCGGCCACCCGATGGTCAAGATCGTCCTGTAA
- a CDS encoding BMP family ABC transporter substrate-binding protein, with protein MKRRTLLTVAASLAAVLGAAVPVHAADPLKVAFVYIGPVGDAGWTYAHEQGRLAMEKALAGKVKSTYVENVPEGADSERVIRKLAADGNKLIFTTSFGYMNATEKVAKAFPNVVFQHATGFKSGKNMGVYESRMYEGAYLLGVVAGKMTKSNTLGMVASFPVPEVIRNINAFTLGAQSVNPAIRMKVLWVNSWYDPAKERQAAETLIAQGADVLTQNTDSPATLQAAQEKGKYAFGWDSDMQRFAPKAHLTASTNHWGDFYTKTAQAVMAGTWKTGETRGGLQEGMVRMSPLNPVVPADAARLFEEKKAALASGKMRPFQGPLKDQSGAIKVPAGAELPLKDLLSMNWYVQGVEGKMPK; from the coding sequence ATGAAACGCCGCACACTGCTTACTGTCGCCGCATCGCTGGCCGCCGTCCTGGGCGCCGCCGTTCCAGTGCACGCTGCAGACCCGCTGAAGGTCGCCTTTGTCTACATCGGGCCGGTGGGGGACGCGGGCTGGACCTATGCCCACGAGCAGGGCCGCCTGGCCATGGAAAAGGCCCTGGCTGGCAAGGTCAAATCGACGTACGTCGAAAACGTGCCGGAAGGCGCTGACTCGGAACGCGTCATCCGCAAGCTGGCGGCCGACGGCAACAAGCTGATTTTCACGACGTCGTTCGGCTATATGAACGCGACCGAGAAAGTGGCGAAAGCCTTTCCGAACGTCGTGTTCCAGCATGCGACCGGTTTCAAGTCGGGCAAGAACATGGGCGTCTACGAGAGCCGCATGTATGAAGGCGCCTATCTGCTCGGTGTCGTCGCGGGCAAGATGACGAAGTCGAATACGCTGGGCATGGTGGCATCATTCCCGGTCCCGGAAGTCATTCGCAACATCAACGCATTTACGCTCGGCGCGCAAAGCGTCAACCCGGCCATCCGGATGAAGGTCCTGTGGGTCAACAGCTGGTACGATCCGGCCAAGGAACGCCAGGCGGCCGAGACGCTGATCGCGCAGGGGGCCGACGTGCTGACCCAGAACACCGACTCGCCGGCCACGCTGCAGGCGGCGCAGGAGAAGGGTAAATACGCGTTCGGCTGGGATTCGGACATGCAGCGCTTCGCACCCAAGGCACACCTGACGGCCAGCACCAACCATTGGGGCGACTTCTATACGAAGACGGCGCAGGCGGTGATGGCGGGCACCTGGAAAACGGGTGAGACACGGGGCGGCCTGCAGGAAGGCATGGTCAGGATGTCGCCATTGAATCCGGTCGTGCCGGCCGACGCGGCCAGGCTCTTCGAGGAAAAGAAGGCGGCGCTGGCAAGCGGCAAGATGCGACCGTTCCAGGGGCCGCTGAAGGATCAGTCGGGGGCAATCAAGGTGCCGGCCGGTGCCGAGCTGCCGCTGAAAGACCTGTTGTCGATGAACTGGTATGTCCAGGGCGTGGAAGGGAAGATGCCAAAATGA
- the lipA gene encoding lipoyl synthase — protein MTTETTSSNAPAYNPSEKQKGASKTSRIPIKIVPIEQVERLKKPEWIRVKAASASSRFYEIKDILRENKLVTVCEEASCPNIGECFGKGTATFMIMGDKCTRRCPFCDVGHGRPDPLDVNEPQNLANTIAKLRLSYVVITSVDRDDLRDGGAGHFVECITKTKELSPKTQIEVLVPDFRGRLEKALNIFADGLPDVMNHNLETVPRLYKEARPGADYLHSLKLLKDFKAMYPNVKTKSGLMVGLGETDEEILQVMRDMREHDIDMLTIGQYLAPSNSHLPVRRYVHPDVFKMFEEEAYKMGFGHAAVGAMVRSSYHADVQAHNLLEAVNS, from the coding sequence ATGACTACCGAGACCACTTCCAGCAACGCCCCCGCTTACAACCCGAGCGAGAAGCAAAAAGGCGCCAGCAAGACCTCGCGCATTCCGATCAAGATCGTGCCGATCGAGCAGGTGGAGCGCCTGAAGAAGCCGGAGTGGATCCGCGTCAAGGCCGCGTCAGCGTCGAGCCGCTTCTACGAAATCAAGGACATCCTGCGCGAGAATAAGCTCGTCACCGTCTGCGAGGAAGCGTCGTGCCCGAACATCGGCGAATGCTTCGGCAAGGGCACGGCCACGTTCATGATCATGGGCGACAAGTGCACGCGCCGCTGCCCGTTCTGCGACGTGGGCCACGGCCGCCCGGATCCGCTGGACGTGAACGAGCCGCAGAACCTCGCCAACACGATCGCCAAGCTGCGCCTGTCGTATGTCGTCATCACCTCCGTCGACCGGGACGACCTGCGTGACGGCGGCGCCGGCCACTTCGTCGAGTGCATCACCAAGACGAAAGAGCTGTCGCCGAAGACGCAGATCGAGGTGCTGGTTCCCGACTTCCGCGGCCGCCTGGAGAAGGCGCTGAACATCTTCGCGGACGGCCTGCCGGACGTGATGAACCACAACCTGGAAACGGTGCCGCGCCTGTACAAGGAAGCGCGCCCCGGCGCCGACTACCTGCATTCGCTGAAACTCCTGAAGGACTTCAAGGCGATGTACCCGAACGTCAAGACGAAGTCGGGCCTGATGGTCGGCCTGGGCGAGACGGACGAAGAGATCCTGCAGGTCATGCGCGACATGCGCGAGCACGACATCGACATGCTGACGATCGGCCAGTACCTGGCCCCGTCGAACAGCCACCTGCCGGTGCGCCGCTACGTGCATCCGGACGTCTTCAAGATGTTCGAGGAAGAAGCGTACAAGATGGGCTTTGGCCACGCCGCCGTGGGCGCGATGGTGCGCAGCTCGTACCATGCCGATGTGCAGGCGCATAATCTGCTGGAAGCGGTGAACAGTTAG
- the lipB gene encoding lipoyl(octanoyl) transferase LipB — protein sequence MSSLRPEPAVIRHLGQADYEPTFAAMRAFTDARTADTPDELWIVEHPPVFTLGLGADRGHLLAGAASIPVVQTDRGGEVTYHGPGQVVIYLLMDLRRNKPGGKLYARQFVQKIEQAIINVLAAYNLAGERVEGAPGIYIAEGPKRGAKIAALGLKVRGNGCTYHGVSLNVAMDLAPFTWINPCGYAGLETVDMRAMGVNAPLADVQLALANELAALLDVGADAVAAVV from the coding sequence ATGTCTTCACTCCGACCCGAACCGGCGGTCATTCGCCACCTCGGTCAAGCCGACTACGAACCGACCTTCGCCGCGATGCGCGCCTTTACGGACGCGCGCACGGCGGACACGCCCGACGAACTGTGGATCGTCGAGCACCCGCCCGTGTTCACGCTGGGCCTGGGCGCGGACCGCGGCCACCTGCTGGCCGGCGCGGCGTCGATTCCTGTCGTGCAGACGGACCGTGGCGGCGAGGTCACGTATCACGGCCCCGGCCAGGTGGTGATCTACCTGCTGATGGACCTGCGCCGCAACAAACCGGGCGGCAAGCTGTATGCGCGCCAGTTCGTCCAAAAAATCGAGCAGGCAATCATCAATGTGCTGGCGGCGTATAATCTGGCGGGCGAACGGGTCGAAGGCGCGCCTGGCATCTATATCGCCGAGGGCCCGAAACGCGGTGCCAAGATCGCCGCGCTGGGCCTGAAAGTGCGCGGCAACGGCTGCACCTACCACGGCGTATCGCTCAATGTGGCGATGGACCTGGCGCCGTTCACGTGGATTAATCCCTGTGGCTATGCCGGCCTGGAAACCGTCGACATGCGCGCGATGGGCGTAAACGCCCCACTGGCGGACGTGCAGCTGGCGCTGGCGAACGAACTGGCCGCCCTGCTCGACGTGGGCGCCGATGCTGTCGCCGCAGTTGTCTGA
- a CDS encoding glycoside hydrolase family 16 protein → MSKYRINESSRAFKTLLPGLLLACAVQASASVTNPRIGALIWSDEFNGTVLDTRIWTPYDGNGCQIGLCGYGNAELEYYSPRNLTITNVPFESGTRALAIQARRERQGSNEFTSGKIDSYNKVQVKYGMVEIRMSTPDLTTGLWPAAWMLGTSPQAWPRKGEIDIMEMGHKASEWSQSGASSANHFVGANVITWNQAACVPGNETCAASTAWKTKNWYVPATPLVNRFVKYRLYWTDTEMRFTVEDNGVEHDMYDKPLPVNSDALKAPFYLLLNMAVGGNFTDAATPSDVTAPLPSTMYVDYVRVYELDGQGEVKLGNQTVPELGKFGVYTDNSAVNAKLEAGTTSDIWVWNNNSIGGGSLGPYEGNNVLAWSYNKPGDWFGASIQSRSVRDMTNFRNGTVKFRIKIPANVSFNIGLADTYTNVNWLNFPANTTTFGLVRNGDWATATIPVSTLAGPLVALQSVVDMFMFSSDGNNIPTTAFQFAIDDIVWDSGTAAQSGPQYVTQVAPTTIQFTSTVGEWTDLHYTVNDGDPMNVRMRLQNGVSTFEASGLKAGDVVRYNFTYWDAAANHAVDTVQQTYTMR, encoded by the coding sequence ATGAGCAAGTATCGTATTAACGAGTCGAGTAGAGCATTCAAAACGTTGTTGCCAGGCCTGCTGTTGGCCTGTGCCGTACAAGCGAGTGCAAGCGTCACCAACCCAAGGATTGGAGCATTGATCTGGTCTGACGAATTTAATGGCACAGTGCTGGACACAAGAATCTGGACGCCCTATGACGGCAATGGGTGCCAAATCGGCTTATGTGGCTACGGAAATGCTGAGCTGGAATACTACAGCCCGAGGAATCTGACCATTACCAATGTGCCATTCGAAAGCGGTACGCGTGCACTGGCAATTCAGGCCCGTCGAGAACGCCAAGGCAGTAACGAGTTCACGTCCGGTAAAATCGATTCGTACAACAAGGTCCAGGTGAAGTACGGCATGGTGGAAATTCGCATGAGTACACCTGACCTCACTACCGGCCTGTGGCCCGCTGCCTGGATGCTTGGAACCAGTCCACAGGCATGGCCACGCAAAGGCGAAATCGACATCATGGAAATGGGGCATAAAGCCTCCGAATGGTCACAGTCCGGTGCATCGTCGGCGAACCATTTTGTTGGCGCCAACGTCATCACCTGGAACCAGGCCGCTTGTGTGCCAGGTAACGAAACGTGCGCCGCCTCGACAGCTTGGAAGACCAAGAACTGGTATGTCCCGGCCACCCCGTTGGTAAATCGCTTTGTGAAGTACCGCCTATATTGGACAGATACCGAGATGCGTTTTACGGTCGAGGACAATGGTGTCGAACACGACATGTACGATAAGCCCCTGCCAGTCAACTCCGACGCTTTAAAGGCGCCGTTCTACCTGCTGCTGAATATGGCCGTCGGCGGTAATTTCACCGACGCGGCCACGCCGAGCGATGTCACCGCGCCCTTGCCGAGCACGATGTATGTTGACTATGTGCGGGTTTACGAACTGGATGGCCAAGGCGAAGTCAAGCTAGGCAATCAGACTGTGCCCGAATTGGGCAAGTTCGGTGTCTACACGGATAACTCCGCCGTTAATGCCAAGCTGGAAGCCGGCACCACGTCTGACATCTGGGTATGGAACAACAACTCGATAGGTGGTGGCTCCCTGGGCCCATACGAGGGCAATAACGTCCTCGCTTGGAGCTATAACAAGCCAGGCGATTGGTTTGGCGCGTCGATCCAATCACGCTCGGTCCGTGACATGACTAATTTCCGTAACGGCACTGTTAAATTCCGTATCAAGATCCCTGCGAATGTTTCATTCAACATCGGTCTGGCCGATACTTACACCAACGTGAACTGGCTGAACTTCCCGGCTAACACGACCACGTTTGGGCTGGTGCGAAATGGCGACTGGGCGACGGCAACGATACCGGTGTCTACACTGGCGGGTCCCTTGGTTGCGTTGCAGTCGGTCGTCGATATGTTCATGTTCTCAAGTGACGGCAACAATATTCCGACAACAGCCTTCCAGTTTGCGATCGACGACATCGTGTGGGACTCCGGCACGGCTGCGCAGTCCGGCCCGCAGTATGTTACACAGGTCGCTCCGACCACGATCCAATTCACCTCGACCGTGGGCGAATGGACCGACCTGCACTATACCGTCAATGACGGTGATCCGATGAACGTCCGCATGCGCCTTCAAAATGGGGTCAGCACATTTGAGGCAAGCGGACTGAAGGCTGGCGACGTGGTTCGCTACAATTTTACGTACTGGGACGCCGCCGCAAATCACGCTGTCGATACCGTGCAACAAACATATACGATGCGATAA
- a CDS encoding Imm10 family immunity protein — MTSFTMHAASVAAQEADESYLVGFADSRTQPQEYIILQRSIQSDDEPDTYFLEINGQECSGYGGIRRATLDKNTFTLELAEDNGYADGLTGVSITYDAQGVTPDLKHYLALVFQGTDCEFTTSAA, encoded by the coding sequence ATGACCAGTTTCACCATGCACGCGGCATCGGTTGCCGCGCAGGAAGCGGACGAAAGCTATCTCGTCGGCTTTGCCGACAGCCGCACGCAACCGCAGGAATACATCATCCTGCAACGCTCTATACAGAGTGACGACGAGCCGGACACGTATTTCCTCGAGATTAACGGACAGGAGTGCTCGGGCTATGGCGGCATCCGCCGCGCCACGCTCGACAAGAACACGTTCACGCTTGAGCTGGCGGAAGACAACGGGTACGCGGACGGCCTGACCGGCGTCTCCATCACCTATGACGCGCAGGGCGTAACGCCCGACCTGAAACACTACCTGGCGCTGGTATTCCAGGGGACGGACTGCGAATTTACCACCAGCGCCGCGTAA
- a CDS encoding DUF6600 domain-containing protein, with amino-acid sequence MPRKILHFMLLAALVAVSSLALADPPARVGRIAVAEGSVTVRTPDGTESGSLLNWPVSTDHHVTTAAGARAEVRVGSAAIRLDGDSDLEFEQLDDDVMRLRLHYGTASIRLRSAEMLGGFELNTPQVRVLLTEPGLVRVEAERTPDTTLVSALQGTAQVEGAGTSLTLRAGKRAEVRDDDIATSVVRSDGFDAWVQNRERREEAAVASRYVPADVTGYEELDRHGSWTVSNDYGPLWAPRSVPADWAPYRDGRWTWLSPWGWTWVDNAPWGYAPSHYGRWVLVNRRWCWAPGRHTVRPVWAPALVGWVGGAGWAVNFNNRHRGPGMGWYPLSPRDRFVPHYRVSPDHEHRLGWRYGPDKRLRPTPDGRRDGLTVIPRERFEGRRTVALNDVPRATVFPNNIRTLPPGVPVTPAGISARPGDRNADGIADRLQRDRNHDGIADRLQTPDRNRDGIADRLQTPDRNRDGIADGMQPRPRTGTDRVITTDRLPERNRDGFVDRQPRDRNLDGVPDRVQRDRNGDGIADGLQRDRNGDGIADRLQRDRNHDGIADHAQGLPDRRADRNGDGIDDRAQGFVSSTMPSPPPRVSLPGQLNVPHAASVEQQAEMRRRLLEEQSSRRREALEHRRLDTPRPPPIATAPATRPVFTPAPPPAPMPVAPRPPAPPPIAPPPPAPSPMAQPPAAPPQNQAPRVPRQPRMDIVRER; translated from the coding sequence ATGCCCCGCAAGATCCTGCATTTCATGCTGCTGGCCGCACTCGTGGCCGTTTCGTCACTGGCGCTGGCCGATCCCCCTGCCCGCGTCGGACGCATCGCCGTTGCCGAAGGCAGTGTCACCGTGCGCACGCCGGACGGTACCGAATCGGGCTCGCTGCTGAACTGGCCCGTCAGTACCGACCACCACGTGACGACGGCCGCGGGCGCCCGTGCCGAAGTGCGCGTCGGCTCGGCCGCCATCCGCCTGGACGGCGACAGCGACCTGGAATTCGAACAGCTGGACGACGACGTCATGCGCCTGCGCCTGCATTACGGCACGGCCAGTATACGCTTGCGTAGTGCCGAAATGCTGGGCGGCTTTGAGCTCAATACGCCGCAGGTGCGTGTGCTGCTGACGGAGCCGGGCCTTGTCAGGGTCGAAGCGGAGCGCACGCCGGACACGACGCTTGTCTCGGCGCTTCAGGGCACGGCCCAGGTCGAGGGTGCGGGCACGTCGCTGACGCTGCGCGCCGGCAAGCGCGCCGAGGTGCGCGACGACGATATCGCCACGTCCGTTGTCCGGAGCGACGGTTTCGATGCGTGGGTGCAGAACCGCGAGCGCCGCGAGGAAGCCGCTGTCGCCAGCCGCTACGTCCCGGCCGACGTGACGGGCTACGAAGAGCTGGACCGCCACGGCAGCTGGACCGTCAGCAACGACTATGGTCCGCTGTGGGCGCCGCGCAGCGTGCCGGCCGATTGGGCGCCGTACCGCGATGGCCGCTGGACGTGGCTGTCGCCGTGGGGCTGGACCTGGGTCGACAACGCGCCCTGGGGCTATGCGCCAAGCCACTATGGCCGCTGGGTGTTGGTCAACCGGCGCTGGTGCTGGGCGCCGGGCCGGCATACGGTACGTCCCGTGTGGGCGCCGGCACTGGTGGGCTGGGTGGGCGGCGCCGGCTGGGCCGTCAATTTCAACAACCGCCACCGCGGGCCGGGGATGGGCTGGTATCCGCTGTCGCCGCGCGACCGCTTCGTGCCGCACTACCGCGTCTCGCCGGACCACGAACACCGGCTGGGCTGGCGCTATGGTCCCGACAAGCGATTGCGCCCCACGCCGGATGGCCGCCGCGACGGCCTGACGGTCATCCCGCGCGAGCGCTTCGAAGGGCGCCGCACGGTGGCGCTGAACGACGTGCCCCGCGCCACCGTCTTCCCGAACAATATCCGCACGCTGCCGCCAGGCGTTCCCGTGACGCCTGCCGGCATCAGCGCGCGCCCGGGCGACCGTAACGCCGACGGTATCGCCGACCGGCTGCAGCGCGACCGTAACCACGACGGCATCGCCGATCGTCTGCAAACGCCAGACCGCAACCGCGACGGCATCGCCGACCGTCTGCAAACGCCGGACCGCAACCGCGACGGCATCGCCGACGGCATGCAGCCGCGTCCGCGCACCGGCACGGACCGCGTGATCACGACAGACCGCCTGCCGGAACGTAACCGCGACGGGTTTGTCGACCGCCAGCCGCGCGACCGCAACCTGGATGGCGTGCCGGACCGCGTCCAGCGCGACCGCAATGGCGACGGCATCGCCGATGGCCTGCAACGCGACCGCAACGGCGACGGCATCGCCGACCGGCTGCAGCGTGACCGCAACCACGATGGCATTGCGGACCATGCGCAAGGGCTGCCGGATCGCCGCGCCGACCGCAATGGCGACGGTATCGACGATCGCGCCCAGGGGTTTGTCAGTTCGACCATGCCGTCTCCACCGCCGCGCGTTTCCCTGCCGGGCCAGCTGAACGTGCCGCACGCGGCATCGGTGGAGCAACAGGCCGAGATGCGACGCCGTTTGCTGGAGGAGCAGTCGTCGCGCCGGCGTGAGGCACTCGAACATCGGCGACTGGATACCCCGCGTCCGCCACCGATCGCGACGGCGCCCGCGACGCGTCCCGTCTTTACGCCGGCGCCGCCGCCTGCGCCGATGCCCGTCGCGCCAAGGCCTCCTGCGCCGCCACCAATCGCGCCACCACCGCCCGCGCCGTCGCCCATGGCGCAGCCGCCGGCGGCGCCGCCGCAGAACCAGGCGCCCCGCGTGCCCCGCCAGCCGCGCATGGACATTGTGCGCGAGCGCTGA
- a CDS encoding nucleoside deaminase, translating to MSPGAMEQPTAQDERFVTAVIALAQRSRDSGHHPFAALVVAADGTVVAEAMNASSQDRTAHAEMNALRLASAQYGPEQLSGATLYSSAEPCAMCAGATYWSGVGRVVYALSEAGLLALTGSDPENPTLALPCRQVFASGQRPTQVIGPWREAEAAAVHQGFWRKG from the coding sequence ATGAGCCCTGGCGCCATGGAACAGCCGACAGCGCAGGACGAGCGCTTCGTCACGGCGGTGATCGCGCTGGCGCAGCGTTCGCGCGACAGCGGCCACCATCCGTTTGCCGCGCTGGTCGTCGCGGCTGACGGCACCGTCGTCGCGGAAGCGATGAACGCGTCCAGCCAGGACCGCACCGCCCATGCGGAGATGAATGCGCTGCGCCTCGCGTCGGCGCAATACGGACCGGAACAGCTCTCCGGTGCCACGTTATACAGCAGTGCCGAGCCATGCGCGATGTGCGCGGGTGCGACGTACTGGAGTGGCGTGGGCCGGGTCGTGTATGCATTGTCGGAAGCGGGTCTGCTGGCGCTGACGGGCAGCGACCCGGAAAACCCGACGCTGGCGCTGCCGTGCCGGCAGGTTTTCGCCAGCGGCCAGCGGCCGACGCAGGTCATCGGCCCATGGCGCGAGGCTGAAGCGGCCGCGGTGCACCAGGGCTTCTGGCGCAAGGGGTAG
- a CDS encoding DUF808 domain-containing protein has translation MAGTSLLALIDDIATILDDVAAMSKVAAKKTAGVLGDDLALNAQQVSGVKADRELPVVWAVAIGSMKNKAILVPAALAISAFAPWAVTPLLMIGGAYLCFEGFEKLAHKFLHSKEEDAQHHAELVAAVANPEVDLCALEKEKIKGAIRTDFILSAEIIVIALGTVSQAPFSQQVAVLVSIAAVMTVGVYGIVAGIVKMDDAGLYLSQRAGGGMGLVRGFGRFLLAAAPQLMKLLSVLGTVAMFMVGGGILTHGMPFLHDVIHHAAESAQTMGGAGPVLAWLTPHVADIVVGVLTGAVVLAVVAAAGKLLRKFKTKA, from the coding sequence ATGGCCGGAACCAGTCTGCTTGCCCTGATCGACGATATTGCCACCATTCTCGACGACGTAGCCGCCATGAGCAAGGTGGCCGCGAAAAAAACCGCCGGCGTGCTGGGGGACGATCTGGCGCTGAATGCCCAGCAGGTCTCCGGCGTCAAGGCGGACCGCGAATTGCCCGTCGTCTGGGCCGTCGCCATCGGCTCCATGAAAAACAAGGCGATCCTTGTTCCCGCCGCACTGGCCATCAGTGCCTTCGCGCCATGGGCCGTGACGCCGCTCTTGATGATCGGTGGCGCTTACCTGTGCTTCGAGGGTTTTGAAAAGCTGGCACACAAATTCCTGCACAGCAAGGAAGAAGACGCGCAGCACCATGCCGAGCTCGTGGCCGCCGTTGCCAATCCGGAAGTCGACCTGTGCGCGCTGGAAAAGGAAAAGATCAAGGGCGCCATCCGCACCGACTTTATCCTGTCCGCCGAAATCATCGTCATCGCGCTGGGCACGGTATCGCAGGCCCCGTTCAGCCAGCAGGTCGCCGTGCTGGTCAGCATCGCCGCCGTGATGACGGTCGGCGTGTACGGCATCGTTGCCGGCATCGTCAAGATGGATGATGCCGGTTTGTATCTGAGCCAGCGCGCCGGCGGCGGCATGGGCCTGGTGCGCGGCTTTGGCCGCTTCCTGCTGGCCGCCGCGCCGCAATTGATGAAACTGCTGTCCGTGCTGGGTACGGTTGCCATGTTCATGGTCGGTGGCGGCATTCTCACGCACGGCATGCCTTTCCTGCACGACGTTATCCACCACGCCGCCGAGTCCGCGCAGACGATGGGCGGCGCCGGCCCCGTGCTGGCATGGCTGACACCGCACGTGGCCGACATCGTCGTGGGTGTGCTGACGGGCGCGGTGGTGCTGGCCGTTGTTGCCGCCGCTGGTAAGTTGTTGCGCAAATTCAAGACCAAGGCTTAA
- the yiaA gene encoding inner membrane protein YiaA, which produces MQNVQRPTAAFVGAAWLAMLIGAVAYLVGLWNATMPLNEKGYYLTVLLYGLFGAISLQKSVRDRIEGTPVTSMYFGLCWIATLSALALLGVGLFNATLALSEKGFYAMSYTLSLFAAVAVQKNVRDVAAAGRDKSTSVAEAL; this is translated from the coding sequence ATGCAAAACGTACAACGTCCTACCGCCGCCTTTGTCGGCGCCGCCTGGCTGGCCATGCTGATCGGCGCCGTTGCCTACCTTGTCGGGCTGTGGAACGCCACCATGCCACTGAACGAAAAAGGCTACTACCTGACCGTGCTGTTGTACGGCCTGTTCGGCGCGATCTCCCTGCAAAAATCCGTGCGCGACCGCATTGAAGGCACGCCGGTCACGTCGATGTACTTCGGACTGTGCTGGATCGCCACGCTGTCCGCCTTGGCCTTGCTGGGCGTGGGGCTGTTCAATGCGACGCTGGCGCTGAGTGAAAAAGGCTTTTATGCCATGTCGTACACGCTGAGCCTGTTCGCTGCCGTCGCCGTCCAGAAGAACGTGCGCGATGTTGCCGCCGCTGGCCGCGACAAATCGACAAGCGTCGCCGAAGCGCTGTAA